One Mesorhizobium loti genomic window carries:
- a CDS encoding peptide ABC transporter substrate-binding protein: MINRRTVLGLMASTFLPGTLRAGDLEPEFLQPQLKARALPALAERLPKNPRALNLAAMGRQPGQYGGTLRTIIGSQKDIRMMTIYGYARLVGYDEKLNLQADILESFHVADDRVFTFKIREGHKWSDGSLLTPEDFRYCWEDVWLNDELSQDGLAPSLLADGKPPRFEIVDPLTVRYSWDAPNPDFLPKLAAASPLSLALPAAYLKQFHKKYQDPFRLAGLMKEYRAKKWTLLHIRMSRQYRPENPELPTLDPWQNRTKPPAEQFIFERNPFFHRTDENGRQLPYVDRIVMNVSSSAIISAKTGAGESDLQCMGIDFADYSFLKDAEKRYPVKMHLWKRTQGSRLALLPNLNCSDQVWRGLFRDVRVRRALSLAVDRREINLAVFYGLAQESADTVLPESPLYRPEFAKAWVAHDPDQANALLDEVGLQRRDDDGLRILPDGRPAQVIVETAGESTLETDALELITDHWRKIGIALFIRTSQRDIFRSRALGGEIMMSIWSGIDNGVPTADMNPYQLAPTVDDQLQWPLWGAHYLSHGTLGEAPDLPPVVELMALLKRWNASTEATERAEIWNSMLSIYTDQVFSIGTVNATHQPILASSRLRNLPDKALYGYDPTAYFGVYMPDTFWLGET; this comes from the coding sequence TTGATCAACCGCCGCACCGTCCTTGGCCTCATGGCTTCGACATTTCTGCCGGGCACGCTGCGCGCCGGCGATCTGGAGCCGGAATTTCTTCAGCCGCAGTTGAAGGCCAGGGCCCTGCCGGCGCTCGCCGAACGCCTGCCCAAGAACCCGCGTGCGTTGAATCTCGCTGCGATGGGCCGGCAGCCCGGCCAGTATGGCGGCACGCTGCGCACGATCATCGGCAGCCAGAAAGATATCCGGATGATGACGATCTACGGGTATGCTCGCCTGGTCGGCTATGACGAAAAGCTCAACTTGCAAGCCGACATTCTCGAAAGTTTCCATGTAGCAGATGATCGCGTCTTCACTTTCAAGATACGGGAAGGACATAAATGGTCCGACGGCAGCCTGCTGACGCCGGAGGATTTTCGCTATTGCTGGGAAGATGTCTGGCTGAACGATGAGCTTTCGCAAGACGGGCTCGCCCCTTCCCTGCTGGCGGACGGCAAGCCACCACGCTTCGAGATCGTCGATCCGTTGACGGTCCGCTATAGTTGGGATGCGCCCAATCCCGACTTCCTGCCCAAGCTCGCTGCTGCTTCGCCGCTCTCGCTTGCTCTGCCGGCCGCCTATCTCAAGCAGTTCCACAAGAAATACCAGGATCCCTTCCGGCTCGCCGGCCTGATGAAGGAGTACCGGGCGAAGAAATGGACGCTCCTGCATATCCGCATGTCGCGGCAGTATCGCCCGGAGAACCCGGAGCTGCCGACGCTCGATCCCTGGCAGAACCGGACCAAGCCGCCGGCTGAGCAGTTCATCTTCGAGCGCAACCCGTTCTTTCATCGAACAGACGAGAACGGCCGGCAACTGCCCTATGTCGACCGGATTGTCATGAATGTCAGCTCGTCGGCGATCATTTCCGCCAAGACCGGTGCGGGCGAGAGCGACCTGCAATGCATGGGAATTGACTTCGCCGACTACTCCTTCCTGAAGGACGCGGAGAAGCGCTACCCGGTGAAGATGCATCTGTGGAAACGCACACAGGGCTCGCGCCTGGCGCTGCTGCCCAATCTGAATTGTTCCGACCAGGTGTGGCGTGGCCTCTTCCGTGACGTACGCGTGCGCCGCGCACTTTCGCTCGCTGTGGACAGGCGCGAGATCAATCTGGCCGTGTTCTACGGATTGGCGCAGGAAAGTGCCGATACGGTCCTGCCAGAGAGCCCGCTCTACCGGCCGGAATTCGCGAAAGCCTGGGTCGCCCATGATCCCGACCAGGCCAATGCCTTGCTCGACGAGGTCGGGCTTCAGAGGCGTGACGATGATGGCCTGCGGATACTTCCCGACGGACGCCCGGCGCAGGTCATCGTTGAAACGGCCGGCGAAAGCACGCTGGAAACCGATGCGCTCGAACTCATCACCGATCACTGGCGCAAGATCGGCATTGCCCTGTTCATCCGGACTTCACAGCGCGACATCTTCCGCAGCCGCGCGCTTGGCGGCGAGATCATGATGTCGATCTGGTCGGGCATCGACAATGGCGTGCCGACCGCCGACATGAACCCGTACCAGTTGGCCCCCACCGTCGACGATCAGTTGCAATGGCCGCTCTGGGGTGCTCACTATTTGTCTCATGGCACGCTCGGTGAGGCGCCCGATCTTCCGCCTGTGGTCGAGTTGATGGCTTTGCTCAAGCGCTGGAACGCATCGACCGAAGCCACGGAGCGCGCCGAAATCTGGAATTCAATGCTGTCGATCTACACCGATCA
- a CDS encoding ABC-transporter ATP-binding protein system, translating into MNSGFDLLRIEDVGISFAIIGGPLHAVRRASLRVLPGKVTALVGESGSGKSVLSQAVMGILPNTAHVRGRILFSDPEKPGTTQDILQMPRDGPEIRALRGSRIGKIFQEPMTSLSPLHTIGNQVSESLQIHTPMARVERKARTEEMLSLVGFPNPKRAYDMYPFELSGGLRQRAMIAMALICRPALLIADEPTTALDVTIQAQILQLLRELQTKLNMAMLLITHDLGVVANVADEVVVMYHGEIMEAGPVEAIFRRPGHPYLKGLMAAVPHFDLKPGERLKALREVPVNVGNLLGKQTAPASTGPDDILLSVRDLKKVFTTRKSGWFGGDHQTTVRAVDGVSFDIRRGECLGLVGESGSGKTTVSKMLMRAVTPSGGSVVFNGRDRSIDVLEAEGDALRLLRAKIQMVFQDPVSSLSPRMTVENILSEPLEIHQRGNAASRLATVKSLMQAIGLDPRFIKRYPHSFSGGQRQRIGIARALALGPELLICDEPVSALDVSVQAQILNLLKDLQKELGLTYLFISHNLAVVDYMADRIAVMCGGRIVELAPREILLRKPVHPYTRSLVAAVPFPDLDRPMDFKTLKLGGASDTSAWGPQFRDEGDEDMLSPLDLGGGHLVLARRSADVRDLRH; encoded by the coding sequence ATGAATTCGGGTTTTGATCTGCTGCGGATCGAAGATGTTGGCATCTCTTTTGCCATTATCGGGGGACCGTTGCATGCCGTCAGGCGCGCAAGTCTTCGCGTCCTGCCCGGCAAGGTTACCGCGCTTGTGGGCGAGTCAGGTTCCGGAAAATCGGTTCTCAGCCAGGCTGTGATGGGCATTTTGCCGAACACAGCCCATGTTCGCGGCCGTATCCTGTTTTCCGATCCTGAAAAGCCCGGCACGACGCAGGATATCCTGCAGATGCCGCGCGATGGACCCGAAATCCGGGCGTTGAGAGGCAGCCGCATCGGCAAGATCTTTCAGGAGCCGATGACATCCCTGTCGCCGCTGCACACGATCGGCAACCAGGTCAGCGAATCGCTGCAGATTCATACGCCCATGGCTCGGGTGGAGCGCAAGGCCCGGACAGAGGAAATGCTCAGCCTTGTCGGCTTTCCCAATCCCAAGCGCGCCTATGACATGTATCCGTTTGAACTTTCGGGAGGATTGCGTCAGCGCGCCATGATCGCCATGGCTCTCATCTGCCGGCCCGCTTTGCTGATCGCCGATGAGCCGACGACGGCGTTGGACGTCACCATCCAGGCGCAAATCCTGCAGTTGCTGCGCGAGCTTCAGACCAAGCTGAACATGGCGATGCTGCTGATCACGCACGACCTCGGCGTCGTCGCCAATGTCGCCGACGAGGTGGTGGTCATGTACCATGGCGAGATCATGGAAGCGGGACCTGTGGAGGCGATATTCCGCCGGCCGGGCCACCCCTACTTGAAGGGCTTGATGGCAGCCGTTCCGCATTTCGACCTGAAGCCTGGCGAAAGGCTGAAAGCGCTCCGCGAGGTGCCGGTGAATGTCGGGAACCTGCTCGGCAAGCAGACGGCGCCGGCATCGACGGGGCCGGACGACATCCTGCTGTCGGTCAGGGATCTGAAAAAGGTCTTCACCACCCGCAAGTCCGGATGGTTCGGCGGGGATCATCAAACCACTGTTCGCGCCGTGGACGGCGTGAGCTTCGACATCAGGCGGGGTGAGTGCCTGGGTCTGGTCGGCGAAAGCGGCTCCGGCAAAACCACCGTCAGCAAGATGCTGATGCGGGCAGTCACCCCGAGCGGCGGCTCCGTGGTCTTCAACGGCCGCGACAGATCAATCGACGTCCTGGAGGCCGAGGGAGACGCCCTGCGCTTGCTGCGCGCGAAAATCCAGATGGTCTTCCAGGATCCGGTTTCGTCGCTTTCACCGCGCATGACGGTGGAGAACATTTTAAGCGAGCCGCTGGAAATCCATCAGCGCGGCAATGCCGCGTCCCGACTGGCCACGGTCAAGAGCCTGATGCAGGCAATCGGGCTCGATCCGCGCTTCATCAAGCGTTATCCGCACAGTTTCTCCGGCGGGCAGCGTCAGCGTATCGGCATCGCGCGCGCGTTGGCGCTGGGGCCTGAACTTCTGATCTGCGACGAGCCGGTTTCGGCACTCGATGTCTCTGTCCAGGCGCAAATCCTGAACCTTCTGAAGGACCTGCAGAAGGAACTGGGCCTGACCTACCTGTTCATATCCCACAATCTGGCCGTGGTGGACTATATGGCAGACCGCATCGCGGTGATGTGCGGCGGGCGTATCGTCGAGCTTGCGCCGCGCGAAATTCTGCTTAGGAAACCGGTCCACCCCTACACGCGCTCACTGGTCGCCGCGGTACCTTTCCCGGATCTCGACAGGCCGATGGATTTCAAGACGCTGAAGCTCGGGGGCGCTTCCGATACCAGCGCATGGGGACCGCAATTCCGCGACGAGGGCGACGAGGATATGCTGTCGCCGCTCGACCTTGGCGGCGGCCACCTCGTGCTGGCCCGACGTTCGGCCGATGTCAGAGACCTACGCCATTGA
- a CDS encoding adenylate/guanylate cyclase — protein sequence MDKVADWLNQSALAGSDLETLVKGFCERLAAAGLPLKRVHLSFSMLHPLYDALGFTWFRGQGIEVEGFRAEPGGPSDRFLTSPYYHLLSNKLDHLRRRIDPSLPPEFPIFDELRLIGVTDYMAFVHPFSNTSQGMIGSWSTDSATGFSDSMISALLRIQSHLAIATKMAVLTKLADNMMTTYLGGDAGRRVLDGQIKRGEGDTIRAALVMGDMRGSSRLAETSGREIYIDTLNQFFDAVAAPFNRKGGQIMSFIGDGFIAVYPCERHRSQSEVACQAALAAAHKATARMMDLNLRRKEQGLGDIQFGIGLHVGNVMFGNVGLTDRLTFSAFGSAVNEVQRLQTLTKKYPHSVLASEDFASYCGTNSWLTLGKEELRGIKQKLTVLAPDLSGALALDEDAALEPIHDRRSDAEQVMLLHRDTARISAGDPSKLQ from the coding sequence ATGGATAAGGTTGCCGATTGGCTGAACCAATCGGCGCTGGCGGGCAGCGACCTGGAAACATTGGTAAAAGGCTTTTGCGAACGGCTGGCTGCTGCCGGCCTGCCGCTGAAGCGGGTGCATTTGAGCTTTTCGATGCTGCATCCGCTTTATGACGCGCTTGGCTTCACCTGGTTTCGCGGCCAGGGCATCGAAGTGGAAGGCTTCCGCGCCGAGCCCGGCGGGCCGTCCGACAGATTCCTGACCAGCCCATACTACCATCTGCTCAGCAACAAGCTCGACCATCTGCGACGCCGGATCGACCCGTCATTGCCGCCGGAGTTTCCTATTTTCGATGAACTCAGGCTTATCGGCGTCACCGACTACATGGCTTTCGTCCATCCCTTCAGCAACACCAGTCAGGGCATGATCGGGTCCTGGTCCACCGACAGTGCAACAGGCTTCAGCGACAGCATGATTTCGGCGCTGCTGCGCATCCAGAGCCATCTCGCTATCGCAACCAAGATGGCGGTGCTCACCAAGCTCGCCGACAACATGATGACCACCTATCTCGGCGGCGACGCCGGCAGGCGCGTGCTGGACGGCCAGATCAAGCGCGGCGAGGGCGATACGATCCGGGCCGCGCTGGTCATGGGCGATATGCGTGGATCGTCGAGGCTTGCCGAAACCTCCGGCCGCGAAATCTATATCGATACGCTGAACCAGTTTTTCGACGCCGTTGCCGCACCTTTCAATCGCAAAGGCGGACAGATCATGAGTTTCATCGGGGATGGCTTCATTGCCGTCTACCCTTGCGAAAGGCACCGCTCGCAGTCCGAGGTCGCCTGCCAGGCTGCTCTTGCGGCCGCGCACAAAGCGACCGCGCGCATGATGGATCTCAATCTGCGCAGGAAGGAGCAGGGATTGGGCGACATACAATTTGGTATCGGCCTGCATGTCGGTAATGTGATGTTCGGCAATGTCGGGCTTACCGACCGGCTCACATTCTCTGCCTTCGGCTCGGCTGTAAACGAGGTCCAGCGCCTCCAGACCCTGACCAAGAAATATCCGCACAGCGTTCTCGCCAGCGAAGACTTCGCCAGCTACTGCGGGACCAACAGTTGGTTGACACTCGGCAAGGAGGAACTGCGGGGCATCAAGCAGAAGCTGACAGTGCTTGCGCCCGATCTGTCGGGTGCTCTCGCACTCGATGAAGACGCTGCGCTGGAGCCGATTCACGACCGAAGATCGGACGCCGAGCAGGTCATGCTGCTTCATCGCGATACCGCGCGGATATCGGCGGGCGACCCGAGCAAGCTCCAGTAA
- a CDS encoding nucleotide-sugar dehydrogenase — protein MPRHVVDELAKALDRRCGKALSRSRILIIGLAYKKNVPDIRESPSLRLIELIEEWGGKAEFHDPHVSEIPTTREHMAIKGRRSIELTEAALKDFDAVVVATDHDAIDYQTIADHALLILDTRNVFGRLGLARDTVVKA, from the coding sequence ATGCCGCGTCATGTGGTCGATGAACTGGCGAAGGCGCTGGACCGGCGCTGCGGCAAGGCGCTCAGCCGCTCGCGCATTCTCATCATCGGGCTGGCCTATAAGAAGAATGTGCCCGACATCCGCGAAAGCCCCTCGTTGCGGCTCATTGAGCTCATCGAGGAATGGGGCGGCAAGGCGGAATTCCACGATCCGCATGTTAGCGAGATCCCGACCACACGGGAGCATATGGCGATCAAGGGGCGCCGCTCGATCGAATTGACCGAGGCGGCCTTGAAGGATTTCGACGCTGTCGTCGTTGCAACCGACCACGATGCGATCGACTATCAGACCATCGCTGATCACGCCCTTCTGATCCTCGACACACGCAATGTTTTTGGCCGCCTCGGGCTGGCCCGAGACACGGTGGTGAAGGCCTGA
- a CDS encoding nucleotide sugar dehydrogenase — MDASQSIYDRLLNRISTRAAQVGVIGLGYVGLPLAVAVARAGFPVSGFDIEARKVESLNDGQSYIEAVTSEVLAGQVASGRFRATADFTELAVCDVIIICVPTPLTKHREPDLSFVTNTAGTIAKHLRLGQLIVLESTTYPGTTDDVIKPILEATGLQSKIDFFLGFSPEREDPGNRSFEVATIPKVVAGDGIEAAALVQAFYQSVVKTVVPVSTTATAEAVKLTENIFRSVNIALVNELKVVLGAMGIDIWEVIEAAKSKPFGYMPFYPGPGLGGHCVPIDPFYLT; from the coding sequence TTGGACGCCTCACAATCGATATATGACCGTCTTCTCAACCGGATCTCGACGCGCGCCGCGCAGGTCGGCGTGATCGGACTGGGCTATGTCGGGTTACCCTTGGCGGTCGCGGTCGCACGCGCCGGCTTCCCGGTTTCCGGCTTCGACATCGAAGCCCGGAAGGTCGAGAGCCTGAACGACGGCCAATCCTACATCGAGGCAGTGACGTCGGAAGTCCTTGCCGGTCAGGTGGCGAGCGGACGGTTCCGCGCCACCGCGGATTTTACCGAACTGGCCGTCTGCGATGTCATCATCATCTGCGTTCCGACACCGCTGACGAAACACCGCGAGCCGGATCTCTCCTTTGTCACGAACACGGCTGGCACTATCGCGAAGCATCTGCGCCTCGGCCAGCTCATCGTGCTGGAATCGACCACCTATCCCGGCACCACCGACGACGTGATCAAGCCCATCCTGGAAGCAACCGGCTTGCAGTCGAAGATAGACTTCTTCCTCGGCTTCTCGCCCGAACGCGAGGATCCCGGCAACCGCAGCTTTGAAGTCGCGACGATACCCAAGGTCGTGGCGGGCGACGGCATTGAAGCGGCGGCGCTCGTGCAAGCTTTCTACCAAAGCGTGGTCAAGACCGTCGTTCCGGTTTCCACCACCGCGACCGCCGAGGCGGTCAAGCTGACGGAAAACATCTTCCGTTCGGTCAACATAGCCCTCGTCAACGAATTGAAGGTTGTGCTCGGGGCGATGGGCATCGACATCTGGGAGGTGATCGAGGCGGCAAAGAGCAAGCCCTTCGGCTACATGCCTTTCTATCCTGGCCCGGGACTTGGCGGGCACTGCGTTCCGATCGATCCCTTCTACCTGACGTGA
- a CDS encoding glycosyltransferase codes for MRIAFYAALKSPNHPVASGDRQMARMLIKALEHAGHSVELASELRFYLRDPELKSFEALKIEAREEAARLTKLWDRDGKPDLWFTYHPYYKAPDLIGPELASAFAVPYVTAEASYSRRRNAGLWADAQALVARAVAQAALNICFTQRDRQGLADAIPDAAFGMLSPFIDTSVFRETPARGCPTRLVTVAMMRPGDKVESYRMLAQALASIGHLPWTMSVVGDGPARDEVKAQFAGLPADRIEWFGAIEPAAVPDVLCSGGIYVWPGYGEAYGVAYLEAQAAGLPVVAQDIAGVPEVVRDGQTGFLTPPGDVAAFASAIERLLGRNDERTIMAAEARRFVLEERSLGGATARLAELLAKVPVS; via the coding sequence ATGCGAATTGCCTTCTACGCGGCCCTGAAGTCGCCCAACCATCCCGTTGCCTCCGGCGACCGCCAGATGGCACGGATGCTCATCAAGGCGCTGGAGCACGCAGGGCACAGCGTCGAACTGGCATCCGAATTACGCTTCTATCTACGCGATCCGGAATTGAAAAGTTTCGAAGCGCTCAAGATCGAGGCCCGAGAAGAAGCCGCGCGGCTGACCAAGCTTTGGGATCGTGACGGCAAGCCCGATCTTTGGTTCACCTATCATCCCTACTACAAGGCGCCCGACCTGATCGGGCCCGAACTGGCGTCGGCCTTTGCTGTCCCCTATGTGACAGCGGAAGCCTCCTATTCGAGGCGGCGCAACGCCGGTCTGTGGGCCGATGCGCAAGCGTTGGTGGCGCGCGCCGTCGCACAGGCGGCGCTGAACATCTGCTTCACGCAAAGGGATCGTCAGGGACTGGCAGATGCGATCCCCGACGCCGCTTTCGGCATGCTTTCGCCCTTCATCGACACATCGGTGTTCCGGGAAACGCCGGCACGCGGTTGTCCGACGCGCCTCGTTACCGTCGCCATGATGCGCCCGGGCGACAAAGTCGAAAGCTATCGCATGCTGGCGCAGGCGCTTGCTTCGATCGGCCACCTGCCCTGGACCATGTCGGTCGTCGGGGACGGGCCGGCCCGTGACGAGGTCAAAGCGCAATTCGCCGGCTTGCCCGCCGACCGTATCGAATGGTTTGGCGCGATTGAGCCAGCCGCCGTGCCGGATGTCCTGTGCAGCGGGGGAATTTACGTCTGGCCAGGTTACGGCGAGGCCTATGGCGTTGCCTATCTTGAAGCGCAGGCCGCCGGCCTGCCGGTGGTGGCCCAGGATATCGCCGGCGTGCCGGAGGTCGTGCGGGATGGCCAGACCGGGTTTCTCACCCCGCCGGGCGATGTGGCGGCGTTCGCTTCAGCCATTGAAAGGCTGCTGGGCCGTAACGACGAAAGAACCATCATGGCCGCAGAAGCCAGACGTTTCGTCCTCGAAGAACGTTCCCTCGGTGGTGCAACGGCGCGTCTGGCCGAACTTCTCGCGAAGGTCCCGGTTTCATGA
- a CDS encoding hydrolase, beta-lactamase superfamily, which produces MDDDVFLVRFWGVRGSIPVSGPEFSRYGGNTSCIEMRCGKDTLLFDAGSGLRPAGRALRASGVTDFELFFTHCHYDHIIGLPAFKPIYERGFKVTLWSGHLAGRMTTREMVDEFIRPPWFPVKLDICKANLDYRDFVSGDVLRPRERVVVRTGSLTHPGGCIGYRVEWGGRVVAVITDTEHEPGKLDQAVLRLIEDADLVIYDCTYTEEEMERYRGNGHSTWQQGVKLCEAAGARGLALFHHEPSRTDGELDEMEKLAKDRFTGAFAARDGQTLKFPISLDKKR; this is translated from the coding sequence ATGGACGACGACGTTTTCCTGGTCAGGTTTTGGGGCGTGCGCGGCAGCATTCCGGTATCGGGGCCAGAATTCTCCCGCTATGGCGGCAACACAAGCTGCATCGAGATGCGGTGCGGCAAGGATACGCTTCTGTTCGATGCGGGCTCTGGCCTGCGGCCTGCCGGCAGGGCGCTTCGGGCGTCGGGCGTGACCGATTTCGAACTGTTTTTCACCCATTGCCACTACGATCACATCATCGGGCTGCCGGCCTTCAAGCCTATCTATGAAAGGGGCTTCAAGGTTACACTTTGGTCCGGGCATCTCGCTGGACGCATGACGACCCGCGAGATGGTCGATGAGTTCATTCGGCCGCCGTGGTTTCCGGTGAAACTGGACATCTGCAAGGCAAATCTCGACTACCGCGATTTCGTATCCGGAGACGTGCTTCGGCCGCGCGAAAGGGTTGTGGTGCGAACCGGCAGTCTTACCCATCCAGGCGGCTGCATAGGCTACCGGGTCGAATGGGGCGGCCGCGTCGTGGCGGTGATCACCGACACCGAGCACGAACCGGGCAAACTCGATCAGGCGGTGCTCCGGCTGATCGAAGATGCCGACCTCGTCATTTACGATTGCACCTATACCGAGGAGGAAATGGAGCGCTACCGCGGCAACGGGCACTCGACATGGCAACAGGGCGTCAAGCTCTGTGAGGCCGCCGGTGCGCGCGGGCTTGCGCTGTTTCACCACGAACCGTCGCGCACCGACGGGGAATTGGACGAGATGGAGAAATTGGCCAAAGACAGGTTTACCGGCGCTTTTGCCGCGCGGGATGGCCAAACGCTCAAATTTCCGATCTCATTAGACAAAAAGCGCTGA
- a CDS encoding transcriptional regulator: MLLKDEVGMLQRVPLFSGVEPAKLKLLAFTSDRVSYSAGEILFRQGDEGDAAYVILSGRADILVDSDSGPIKVAELVPNSIVGEIAILCNSSRTATVRAASQLEALRIRKDHFLRLMKEFPEMTIEMVRVLADRLSHTTADLIDARSAK; this comes from the coding sequence ATGCTGCTCAAGGATGAGGTTGGAATGCTGCAACGCGTTCCCTTGTTCTCCGGCGTAGAGCCGGCAAAGCTCAAGCTGCTTGCATTCACATCCGATCGCGTGAGCTACAGCGCCGGCGAGATCCTTTTCCGGCAGGGCGACGAGGGAGACGCCGCTTATGTCATCCTTTCAGGCAGGGCGGATATTCTGGTCGATTCCGACAGCGGACCGATAAAAGTCGCCGAACTGGTGCCAAATTCGATTGTTGGCGAGATCGCCATATTGTGCAACAGCTCCCGCACCGCCACCGTCAGGGCCGCAAGTCAGCTGGAAGCCTTGAGAATCCGCAAGGATCATTTCCTGAGGCTTATGAAGGAGTTCCCGGAAATGACCATCGAGATGGTGCGGGTTCTTGCCGATCGCCTAAGCCATACGACCGCGGATCTGATCGACGCACGAAGCGCCAAGTGA